From the Lancefieldella sp. Marseille-Q7238 genome, one window contains:
- a CDS encoding ABC transporter ATP-binding protein produces the protein MSEQQPIIFLDDISVTFKTRTGSVFHPHKVHAVQHVTIKLMPGETIGIVGESGCGKSTTANVMCGLQSPTSGKVFFKGHDVTKRTPELRKQIGRVVSVVFQDPATALNPRMIVRDQLLDPLLVHKVGTPDEREKRINELVGLVGLPKSALRALPGQLSGGQRQRVAIARAMSLNPSAIIADEPTSALDVSVRAQILNLLTDLKRDLGLSMIFISHDIQTVRYVSDRIIVMNHGQIMEDGSAKQVFEHPQDPYTKTLLGAAPSLLHPKLGE, from the coding sequence GTGAGCGAACAGCAGCCCATCATCTTCCTCGATGATATTTCCGTGACGTTTAAGACGCGTACCGGCTCCGTTTTTCATCCTCATAAGGTCCACGCGGTTCAGCACGTGACAATTAAACTGATGCCCGGCGAAACCATCGGCATTGTCGGCGAGTCGGGATGCGGCAAGTCCACTACGGCTAACGTGATGTGCGGACTTCAGTCGCCAACGTCAGGTAAAGTCTTTTTCAAGGGGCACGATGTTACCAAGCGCACGCCTGAGCTGCGCAAACAGATTGGGCGTGTAGTTTCGGTGGTCTTTCAAGATCCCGCTACAGCCTTAAATCCTCGGATGATCGTGCGCGACCAGCTCCTCGATCCGCTTTTGGTGCACAAGGTGGGAACGCCTGACGAGCGGGAAAAACGCATTAACGAACTTGTGGGTCTTGTCGGGCTTCCAAAATCGGCGCTTCGTGCGCTTCCCGGACAGCTTTCGGGCGGTCAGCGCCAGCGCGTAGCCATCGCGCGCGCCATGTCGCTCAATCCGTCCGCCATCATTGCTGATGAGCCTACATCGGCGCTTGACGTTTCTGTGCGAGCGCAAATCCTGAACCTGCTTACCGATCTCAAGCGAGACCTAGGGCTTTCTATGATTTTCATCTCGCATGATATTCAGACCGTACGCTACGTGTCCGACCGTATTATCGTTATGAATCACGGGCAGATCATGGAGGACGGTTCTGCGAAGCAGGTGTTTGAACACCCTCAAGACCCCTATACTAAGACGCTCCTTGGAGCCGCGCCCTCGCTGCTTCATCCGAAGCTTGGCGAATAA